Proteins encoded in a region of the Brevundimonas vesicularis genome:
- a CDS encoding amidohydrolase family protein — translation MRLSHILAGAVAALSLAVPALAQETVAIVGGRILTGNSVIENGTVVIRDGKIVSVGSGGAPSGARVIDAAGKTVAPGFVAVDSGLAGTEVSSVSGTNELRNSANTLSAAFDISYGLDPWSFTLPVARLGGITRAIVVPQHPGSSGGHVHEDETAGAGDGGYQTPGLFAGQAAIINLGQGSNILVKPRVAMVAPFGEAGAGIAGGARGAQFVLFKETLSEVRLYARNKSAYERAGLRDLSLSRADLEALIPVANGTMPLIVTVHRASDIQQVLRLAREEGIKLILDGAEEGWLVAGDIAAAGVPVLLNPISNLPSDFEMRAARAENAAALNAAGVVIAIKGNEGSTHRAREARYNAGNAVSHGLPYGAAIAALTVNPAKIFGMAGQFGQIAPGAAGDVVVWSGDPLEPLSQPSAVFVNGVEQPLTSRPLMLRDRYRQQTPMPPAYRN, via the coding sequence ATGCGCCTGTCTCACATCCTCGCGGGCGCCGTCGCGGCCCTGTCTCTCGCCGTCCCCGCTCTTGCGCAGGAAACCGTCGCCATCGTCGGCGGACGCATCCTGACCGGCAACTCCGTTATCGAGAACGGCACGGTCGTGATCCGCGACGGCAAGATCGTCTCTGTGGGCTCAGGCGGCGCGCCGTCCGGCGCCCGCGTCATCGACGCGGCGGGCAAGACGGTCGCGCCAGGTTTCGTCGCCGTGGATTCCGGCCTGGCCGGGACCGAGGTCAGTTCGGTTAGCGGCACCAACGAACTGCGCAACAGCGCCAATACGCTCAGCGCCGCCTTCGACATCTCATACGGCCTGGACCCCTGGTCCTTCACCCTGCCGGTCGCGCGGCTGGGCGGCATCACCCGCGCCATCGTCGTGCCCCAGCATCCGGGCTCTTCCGGCGGCCATGTGCATGAAGACGAGACGGCCGGCGCCGGCGACGGCGGCTATCAGACGCCCGGCCTGTTCGCGGGTCAGGCGGCGATCATCAACCTGGGTCAAGGCTCCAACATCCTGGTCAAGCCGCGCGTGGCCATGGTCGCCCCGTTCGGTGAGGCCGGAGCCGGCATCGCCGGAGGCGCGCGCGGCGCGCAGTTCGTCCTGTTCAAGGAGACGCTGTCGGAAGTCCGCCTCTATGCCCGCAACAAGTCGGCCTATGAGCGGGCGGGCCTGCGCGACCTCAGCCTGTCGCGCGCTGATCTCGAGGCGCTGATCCCCGTCGCCAACGGGACGATGCCGCTAATCGTGACCGTCCACCGCGCCTCGGACATTCAGCAGGTGTTACGCTTGGCGCGCGAGGAAGGGATCAAACTGATCCTCGACGGCGCCGAGGAAGGCTGGCTGGTCGCCGGCGACATCGCCGCCGCGGGCGTGCCGGTGCTGCTGAACCCCATCTCCAACCTGCCCAGCGATTTCGAGATGCGGGCGGCGCGGGCCGAGAATGCGGCGGCCCTGAATGCGGCGGGTGTCGTCATCGCGATCAAGGGCAATGAGGGCTCGACCCACCGCGCCCGCGAGGCCCGCTACAACGCCGGCAACGCCGTCTCGCACGGCCTGCCCTATGGCGCCGCCATCGCCGCCCTGACGGTCAATCCGGCGAAGATCTTCGGCATGGCCGGACAGTTCGGCCAGATCGCACCGGGCGCAGCGGGTGACGTCGTGGTCTGGTCCGGCGATCCGCTGGAGCCGCTCAGCCAGCCGTCGGCCGTCTTCGTCAATGGCGTCGAACAGCCCCTGACCAGCCGCCCGCTGATGCTGCGCGACCGCTATCGCCAGCAGACGCCGATGCCGCCGGCCTATCGCAACTAA
- a CDS encoding amidohydrolase, which produces MIGHHLRGVSLAAITCAVLGLSACATTGQKPDDTAAKPSKDRTLAAGLDPATTLDPYPSTYQPLPRENFAVVGATVLTGTDRKIENGVVVVTDGKIAAVGDASTPVPSGYRIVEARGRYVTPGVIDVHSHLGVYPSPGVSGMSDGNEATSPNTAQVWAEHSLWPQDPGFNTARAGGVTTLHILPGSANLFGGRGVTIRNVPSITMQGLKFPAAPYTVKMACGENPSRVYGGRNQSPATGMGNMAGYRAAFIAARDYKAKWDKWREDGEGAAPTRNLQNETLMGVLDGSILIQNHCYRADEMALMMDMAKEFGYRITTFHHATEAYKLAPQLAANGICAAMWTGWWGFKMEALDAIEENAALVDAQQGSCAVIHSDDAELTQRLNQEAAAALSAGRRAGLNISEEHAIGWITSNAAKAIGIADQTGSLEPGKRADVVIWSADPFSIYARADQVFIDGALTFDRSNPAYQPTSDFELGQPGYGLTAANVTEGAR; this is translated from the coding sequence ATGATCGGACATCATCTGCGGGGCGTCAGCCTCGCGGCCATTACATGCGCCGTGCTGGGCCTGTCGGCCTGCGCCACCACCGGCCAGAAGCCTGATGATACGGCCGCGAAACCGTCGAAGGACCGGACCTTGGCCGCCGGTCTGGATCCCGCGACGACGCTGGATCCCTATCCCTCCACCTATCAGCCCCTGCCGCGCGAGAACTTCGCCGTGGTCGGCGCAACCGTCCTGACCGGCACGGATCGCAAGATCGAGAACGGCGTGGTCGTGGTCACGGACGGCAAGATCGCCGCCGTCGGCGACGCCTCGACCCCCGTCCCTTCCGGCTATCGCATCGTCGAGGCGCGCGGCCGTTATGTCACCCCCGGCGTCATCGACGTGCACAGCCACCTGGGCGTCTATCCGTCGCCCGGCGTCAGCGGCATGAGCGACGGCAACGAGGCGACCAGCCCGAACACCGCCCAGGTCTGGGCCGAACATTCGCTGTGGCCCCAGGACCCCGGTTTCAACACCGCCCGCGCCGGCGGCGTGACCACGCTTCACATCCTGCCCGGCTCGGCCAATCTGTTCGGCGGACGCGGCGTCACGATCCGCAACGTGCCCTCGATCACCATGCAGGGGCTGAAGTTCCCGGCCGCGCCCTATACGGTCAAGATGGCCTGCGGCGAGAACCCGTCGCGCGTCTATGGCGGGCGCAACCAGAGCCCGGCGACGGGCATGGGCAATATGGCCGGCTATCGCGCCGCCTTCATCGCCGCTCGCGACTACAAGGCCAAGTGGGACAAGTGGCGCGAGGACGGCGAAGGCGCCGCCCCGACCCGCAACCTGCAGAACGAGACCCTGATGGGCGTTCTGGACGGGTCGATCCTGATCCAGAACCACTGCTACCGCGCCGACGAGATGGCGCTGATGATGGATATGGCCAAGGAGTTCGGCTACCGCATCACGACCTTCCACCACGCGACCGAGGCCTACAAGCTGGCGCCGCAACTGGCCGCCAACGGCATCTGCGCGGCCATGTGGACCGGCTGGTGGGGCTTCAAGATGGAGGCCTTGGACGCCATTGAGGAGAACGCCGCCCTGGTGGACGCCCAACAGGGATCGTGCGCCGTCATCCACTCCGATGACGCCGAACTGACCCAGCGGTTGAACCAGGAAGCCGCCGCCGCCCTTTCGGCCGGTCGACGCGCCGGGCTGAACATTTCCGAAGAGCACGCCATCGGCTGGATCACCTCCAACGCCGCCAAGGCCATCGGCATCGCCGACCAGACCGGGTCGCTGGAGCCCGGCAAACGCGCCGACGTGGTGATCTGGAGCGCCGATCCCTTCTCGATCTACGCCCGCGCCGATCAGGTCTTCATCGACGGCGCCCTGACCTTTGATCGCAGCAACCCCGCCTATCAGCCGACCAGCGACTTCGAACTGGGTCAGCCGGGCTATGGCCTGACCGCCGCCAACGTCACGGAAGGAGCCCGCTGA
- a CDS encoding YaiI/YqxD family protein, with product MPTVLYIDADACPVKEEVYRVARRYGLKTYVVSNTWMQVPRELLVEQVVVDAGPDIADDWIAERAGVGDVVITADIPLADRCLKSGAQALKSNGQPFTPDSIGSALAGRMVGEHLRSMGVATSGPPPFSAADRSRFLQALDQAVVKARKAAT from the coding sequence ATGCCCACCGTGCTCTACATCGACGCCGACGCCTGCCCCGTGAAGGAAGAGGTGTATCGCGTCGCTCGCCGCTATGGGCTAAAGACCTATGTCGTCTCCAACACCTGGATGCAGGTTCCGCGCGAGCTGCTGGTCGAACAGGTGGTGGTGGACGCCGGCCCCGACATCGCCGACGACTGGATCGCTGAGCGGGCGGGCGTAGGCGACGTTGTCATCACCGCCGATATCCCCCTAGCGGACCGCTGTCTGAAGTCGGGCGCGCAGGCGCTGAAGTCGAACGGCCAGCCCTTCACCCCGGACTCCATCGGCTCGGCCCTTGCCGGACGGATGGTGGGCGAGCATCTGCGGTCGATGGGCGTGGCCACATCCGGTCCGCCGCCGTTCTCGGCCGCCGACCGTTCGCGTTTCTTGCAAGCGCTGGACCAGGCCGTGGTCAAGGCGCGCAAGGCGGCGACATGA
- the arfB gene encoding alternative ribosome rescue aminoacyl-tRNA hydrolase ArfB: MTTVIPEDELEFHFYRAGGPGGQNVNKVSTAVQMRFDVKNSPSLTDPVKARLMKLAGSRLTLEGVILITAVRHRTQERNRADAIERLQAMVDEASIRPVYRVPTRPTKASKERRLKAKTTRASIKSGRGKPSLD, translated from the coding sequence ATGACCACCGTCATCCCCGAGGACGAGCTGGAGTTTCACTTCTACCGCGCGGGCGGTCCGGGCGGGCAGAACGTCAACAAGGTCTCGACCGCCGTTCAGATGCGGTTCGATGTGAAGAACTCGCCGTCGCTGACCGATCCGGTCAAGGCGCGGCTGATGAAGCTGGCCGGCAGTCGGTTGACGCTGGAAGGCGTGATCCTGATCACCGCCGTGCGTCATCGCACCCAGGAGCGCAATCGCGCCGACGCCATCGAGCGGCTTCAGGCCATGGTGGACGAGGCCTCGATCCGTCCCGTCTATCGCGTGCCGACACGCCCGACCAAGGCGTCAAAGGAACGCCGCCTCAAGGCCAAGACGACCCGCGCCTCGATCAAGTCGGGGCGCGGCAAGCCTTCGCTGGACTGA